A window from Streptomyces subrutilus encodes these proteins:
- a CDS encoding ABC transporter permease: protein MTAAALPTVPVLHSEWIKIRTARSSLGSLMAVLVTTVGITALTAAAIGTGEEGALGDDPLLAAFYGVNFGQIAAIAFGATALAGEFRHGALRISLTAVPDRTRLYLSKVAVVACLALLVGEVTGLLTFVAGQALMGPHAVELGDPGTVRAVFGSGVYLMLMALLAAGLTALVRSGTLVMGLLIPFVLIVPFVVGKVVGGAGRFMPDRAGQAVMRLNAEGSLGPWEGLAVTALWSVAALVAGWIAMRRRDA from the coding sequence ATGACCGCAGCAGCGCTGCCCACCGTTCCCGTCCTGCATTCGGAATGGATCAAGATACGAACCGCCCGTTCGAGCCTCGGATCCCTGATGGCCGTCCTGGTGACCACGGTCGGCATCACGGCCCTCACGGCCGCGGCCATCGGTACGGGCGAGGAGGGGGCGCTGGGAGACGATCCGCTGCTCGCGGCTTTCTACGGGGTCAACTTCGGGCAGATAGCGGCCATCGCCTTCGGTGCGACCGCGCTGGCCGGCGAGTTCAGACACGGCGCCCTGCGCATCTCCCTCACCGCCGTGCCCGACCGGACCCGGCTCTACCTGTCGAAGGTCGCCGTGGTCGCCTGCCTCGCCCTGCTCGTCGGCGAGGTCACCGGCCTCCTCACCTTCGTCGCCGGTCAGGCCCTCATGGGTCCCCACGCCGTGGAGCTCGGCGACCCGGGCACGGTGCGAGCGGTCTTCGGAAGTGGTGTCTACCTGATGCTGATGGCACTGCTCGCGGCCGGCCTGACCGCCCTGGTGCGCAGCGGAACGCTGGTCATGGGCCTGCTCATACCCTTCGTCCTGATCGTTCCCTTCGTGGTCGGCAAGGTCGTCGGCGGGGCCGGGCGGTTCATGCCCGACCGGGCGGGACAGGCAGTGATGCGGTTGAACGCCGAGGGCTCGCTCGGTCCCTGGGAGGGACTGGCGGTGACCGCGCTGTGGTCGGTCGCGGCGCTCGTGGCGGGATGGATCGCGATGCGCCGCAGGGACGCGTGA
- a CDS encoding alkaline phosphatase D family protein yields MASTPQTRRSLIGGSLALSSALLAAPALAAPALAAPALLRSGRPSAHWGVQSGEVTAHAATVWTRSDRLARMYVETSPSESFRYAVRRHRGPLLGPATDFTGTTVLRDLPPGRQIHYRVVLADPDDPRRASAPVHGTFRTTPVSRRDDVRFLWSGDLAGQGWGINPDLGGYRVFEEMRLRDPDFFLFSGDTIYADGPLQSAVPLRDGTLWRNVTTEEKAKVAETLAEFRGNFRYNLLDGNLRGFNAQVPVLAQWDDHEVRNNWYPGQLIDDPRYTVRDADTLAVRARQAFGEYYPVTDLRGGRAEGRMYRVMRYGPLLDVFVLDMRTYRDANSPGRRTEDPVGILGAEQLAWLQRELSRSRATWKVIAADMPLGIVVPDGAANFEAVAQGDPGAPLGRELQIAELLRHIKHQRITGTLWLTADVHYTAANHYAPERAAFTDFAPFWEFVSGPIGAGAFPAGRLDATFGPETAYVQSAPVANMSPSENPPYYGEVDIDGGSGELTVRLRRQGGGVLFTRTLRPGQVGQ; encoded by the coding sequence ATGGCATCGACGCCGCAGACCCGACGTTCCCTCATCGGCGGTTCCCTCGCCCTGTCCTCGGCGCTGCTCGCCGCGCCCGCCCTGGCCGCGCCCGCCCTCGCCGCCCCCGCGCTGCTCCGCTCGGGCCGGCCGAGCGCCCACTGGGGCGTCCAGTCCGGCGAGGTCACCGCCCATGCGGCGACCGTGTGGACCCGGTCCGACCGGCTCGCGCGGATGTACGTCGAGACCTCCCCGAGCGAGTCGTTCCGCTACGCGGTCCGCCGCCACCGCGGCCCGCTGCTCGGCCCGGCCACCGACTTCACCGGCACCACCGTCCTGCGCGACCTGCCGCCGGGCCGGCAGATCCACTACCGGGTCGTCCTCGCCGACCCCGACGACCCCCGCCGCGCCTCCGCTCCGGTCCACGGCACCTTCCGTACGACCCCCGTCTCCCGCCGCGACGACGTGCGCTTCCTGTGGTCCGGGGACCTGGCGGGCCAGGGTTGGGGCATCAACCCCGACCTCGGCGGCTACCGCGTCTTCGAGGAGATGCGGCTGCGCGATCCCGACTTCTTCCTCTTCAGCGGGGACACGATCTACGCCGACGGCCCCCTCCAGTCCGCCGTCCCGCTGCGCGACGGCACCCTGTGGCGCAACGTGACCACCGAGGAGAAGGCGAAGGTAGCCGAGACCCTCGCCGAGTTCCGCGGCAACTTCCGCTACAACCTGCTCGACGGCAACCTGCGCGGCTTCAACGCCCAGGTCCCCGTCCTCGCGCAGTGGGACGACCACGAGGTGCGCAACAACTGGTACCCGGGCCAGCTGATCGACGACCCGCGCTACACCGTCCGGGACGCCGATACCCTCGCGGTCCGGGCCCGGCAGGCGTTCGGCGAGTACTACCCCGTCACCGACCTGCGCGGCGGTCGCGCAGAGGGGCGCATGTACCGGGTGATGCGGTACGGGCCGCTGCTCGACGTGTTCGTGCTCGACATGCGCACCTACCGCGACGCGAACTCCCCCGGCCGCCGGACCGAGGACCCCGTCGGCATCCTCGGCGCCGAGCAGCTCGCCTGGCTCCAGCGTGAGCTGTCCCGCTCCCGCGCCACCTGGAAGGTGATCGCCGCCGACATGCCGCTGGGGATCGTCGTCCCCGACGGGGCCGCGAACTTCGAGGCCGTCGCACAGGGCGACCCCGGCGCCCCGCTGGGCCGCGAGCTCCAGATCGCCGAACTGCTGCGCCATATCAAGCACCAGCGCATCACCGGCACGCTCTGGCTCACCGCCGACGTCCACTACACCGCCGCGAACCACTACGCCCCCGAGCGGGCCGCCTTCACCGACTTCGCGCCGTTCTGGGAGTTCGTCTCCGGCCCGATCGGCGCGGGCGCCTTCCCGGCGGGCCGGCTCGACGCCACCTTCGGGCCGGAGACGGCGTACGTCCAGTCCGCGCCGGTGGCCAACATGTCGCCCTCCGAGAACCCCCCGTACTACGGCGAGGTAGACATCGACGGCGGCAGCGGCGAGCTCACGGTCCGGCTGCGCCGGCAGGGCGGCGGCGTGCTCTTCACCCGGACGCTCCGGCCCGGTCAGGTGGGCCAGTAG
- a CDS encoding GntR family transcriptional regulator has translation MGTTQLETVPEPKYWHLKNVLSEALDQDFAVGEVLPNERELAARFGVARATLRQALEQLELEGRLQRRRGVGTTVAPPRVGVDVGGNRHGWPGDSVDGWQPLDATEGLAPAAVAALLGAATGPAAAGANAPAYAADAPVHIVRRTRATQGQAVAAELLYVPAASVPGLTGIEAPSGPARARAVLRELQRLVLDGQDRSVELGSARADDARELDRLPGAPVLLVTTRYLTEAGTAAVSVATYRADTCRLTFGDSGDVQITHEPRVAS, from the coding sequence GTGGGGACCACGCAGCTCGAAACGGTGCCGGAGCCGAAGTACTGGCACCTCAAGAACGTCCTCAGTGAAGCGCTCGACCAGGACTTCGCCGTGGGCGAGGTCCTGCCGAACGAGCGCGAGCTCGCCGCCCGCTTCGGCGTCGCGCGCGCGACCCTGCGCCAGGCCCTGGAACAGCTGGAGCTCGAAGGACGCCTACAGCGCCGCCGCGGCGTCGGCACCACGGTCGCCCCGCCGCGCGTCGGCGTCGACGTGGGCGGCAACCGCCACGGCTGGCCCGGCGACAGCGTCGACGGCTGGCAGCCGCTGGACGCGACCGAGGGCCTGGCACCCGCCGCCGTCGCCGCGCTGCTGGGCGCTGCCACCGGTCCCGCGGCGGCCGGCGCGAACGCTCCGGCCTACGCCGCCGACGCACCGGTCCACATCGTGCGCCGCACCCGTGCCACCCAGGGCCAGGCCGTCGCCGCCGAGCTGCTGTACGTCCCGGCCGCCTCGGTGCCGGGTCTGACCGGCATCGAAGCCCCGTCCGGACCGGCCCGCGCCCGCGCCGTCCTGCGCGAACTGCAGCGGCTGGTCCTCGACGGCCAGGACCGCTCGGTGGAGCTCGGCTCCGCCCGGGCCGACGACGCCCGGGAACTGGACCGGCTCCCCGGCGCCCCGGTGCTCCTGGTCACCACCCGGTACCTCACCGAGGCGGGCACGGCCGCCGTGTCGGTGGCCACCTACCGGGCCGACACCTGCCGCCTGACCTTCGGCGACTCCGGCGACGTCCAGATCACCCACGAGCCCCGCGTCGCCTCCTGA
- a CDS encoding GNAT family N-acetyltransferase, producing MTDRIHVPAQRSHRHHWRRDVVELAALFCAVAVADGIANLVAHGPRGPVLLVASAVALLVTAAFHTWWARRHSHAPPPDAAEPAFAGAAAGAASVHGLGSAPAAGTGTGTGPAAPGAQAAATGGASPHAVLWRMRTTVRDEPGSLAALCGALARSGADILTLQTHPLPEGGTVDEFLLRAPRELPSAELTRSIARAGGHSTWIERADAHDLVDTPTRVLGLATRTALDAAELPLALRQLLGRCTIHSIPATTLSGRPNAGADAPVEGVLEATVMRLRDPSGGAITVERPYLPFTPTEFARARALVELDARLGPRVPRSQDVLTLPEGNEITVRRADGADLPAARAMHDRCSDRTLSLRYHGPVADADRYLGHLLSPRFGRTLAATTASGRMVALGHLLWDGDETEVALLIEDDWQRRGIGSELLRRLIAMAVEARCDSVYAVTQASNTGMVAAMRGLGLPLDYQIEEGTLVITARLDAARTAAGPPHGLPRAQHAYEGREQQH from the coding sequence ATGACTGACCGTATTCATGTCCCCGCCCAGCGTTCCCACCGCCACCACTGGCGCCGCGACGTCGTCGAACTGGCCGCGCTCTTCTGCGCCGTCGCGGTCGCCGACGGCATCGCCAATCTCGTCGCGCACGGCCCCAGGGGCCCCGTACTGCTGGTCGCCTCGGCCGTCGCGCTCCTCGTCACGGCGGCCTTCCACACGTGGTGGGCCAGGCGCCACAGCCATGCGCCGCCGCCGGACGCTGCGGAGCCCGCGTTCGCCGGAGCGGCAGCGGGGGCGGCCTCGGTCCACGGCCTCGGCTCCGCGCCGGCCGCCGGTACCGGTACCGGTACCGGCCCGGCGGCGCCCGGCGCGCAGGCCGCCGCCACGGGCGGCGCGTCCCCGCACGCCGTCCTGTGGCGGATGCGGACGACCGTACGGGACGAGCCGGGCTCGCTCGCGGCGCTGTGCGGCGCCCTCGCCCGCAGCGGCGCCGACATCCTGACGCTCCAGACCCACCCCCTCCCCGAGGGCGGCACCGTCGACGAGTTCCTGCTCCGCGCCCCGCGGGAACTGCCCTCCGCCGAGCTCACCCGCTCCATCGCCCGGGCCGGCGGCCACAGCACCTGGATCGAGCGCGCCGACGCGCACGACCTCGTCGACACCCCGACCCGCGTCCTGGGCCTGGCCACCCGCACCGCCCTCGACGCCGCGGAACTCCCCCTCGCGCTGCGCCAGCTCCTCGGCCGCTGCACCATCCACTCCATCCCCGCGACCACCCTCTCCGGCCGCCCCAACGCGGGCGCCGACGCCCCGGTCGAAGGCGTCCTGGAGGCCACGGTCATGCGGCTGCGCGACCCCTCCGGCGGGGCGATCACCGTCGAGCGGCCCTACCTGCCCTTCACCCCGACCGAGTTCGCCCGCGCCAGGGCCCTCGTCGAGCTGGACGCGCGCCTCGGCCCCCGCGTCCCGCGCAGCCAGGACGTCCTGACCCTGCCCGAGGGCAACGAGATCACGGTGCGCCGCGCCGACGGCGCCGACCTGCCCGCCGCCCGGGCGATGCACGACCGCTGCTCCGACCGCACCCTCTCGCTGCGCTACCACGGGCCCGTCGCCGACGCCGACCGCTACCTCGGCCACCTGCTGAGCCCCCGCTTCGGCCGCACCCTGGCCGCGACCACCGCCTCCGGCCGGATGGTCGCCCTCGGCCACCTGCTGTGGGACGGCGACGAGACCGAGGTGGCGCTGCTGATCGAGGACGACTGGCAGCGGCGCGGCATCGGATCCGAGCTGCTCCGCCGGCTGATCGCGATGGCCGTGGAGGCCCGCTGCGACAGCGTCTACGCGGTCACCCAGGCCTCCAACACCGGCATGGTCGCCGCCATGCGCGGCCTCGGCCTCCCCCTCGACTACCAGATCGAGGAGGGCACCCTGGTGATCACCGCCCGGCTGGACGCGGCCCGCACCGCCGCGGGCCCGCCGCACGGCCTCCCGCGGGCGCAGCACGCGTACGAGGGGCGGGAGCAGCAGCACTGA
- a CDS encoding response regulator, with protein MPVTVLLVDDEPLVRAGLRAVLEAQPDIRVVGEAADGASVVPLVRQLRPDVVAMDVRMPLLDGIEATRAVLRSVDSPPKIIVVTTFENDEYVYQALRAGADGFLLKRARPAEIVHAVRLVAEGETLLFPAAVRALAAEYGNRQARAVLERAALTEREEAVLRLMSRGLTNVEIAAELIVGTETVKSHVSAILAKLGARDRTQAVIMAYESGFVAPA; from the coding sequence ATGCCGGTTACCGTACTGCTCGTCGACGACGAACCCCTGGTGCGCGCGGGTCTGCGCGCGGTCCTCGAAGCCCAGCCCGACATCAGGGTGGTGGGTGAGGCGGCCGACGGTGCCTCGGTCGTCCCCCTCGTCCGCCAGCTGCGGCCGGACGTGGTGGCCATGGACGTGCGGATGCCCCTGCTCGACGGGATCGAGGCCACGCGCGCCGTCCTGCGGTCCGTGGACTCACCGCCCAAGATCATCGTGGTGACCACCTTCGAGAACGACGAGTACGTCTACCAGGCGCTGCGCGCCGGCGCCGACGGCTTCCTGTTGAAGCGGGCGCGGCCCGCGGAGATCGTGCACGCGGTCCGGCTGGTCGCGGAGGGCGAGACCCTGCTCTTCCCGGCCGCGGTGCGGGCCTTGGCCGCCGAGTACGGGAACCGGCAGGCACGGGCGGTGCTGGAGCGGGCCGCGCTGACCGAGCGCGAGGAGGCGGTGCTGCGGCTCATGTCGCGGGGGCTCACCAATGTGGAGATCGCCGCCGAGCTGATCGTCGGTACGGAGACGGTGAAGTCCCATGTCAGCGCGATCCTGGCGAAACTGGGCGCGCGGGACCGGACGCAGGCCGTGATCATGGCCTACGAGTCGGGCTTCGTCGCCCCCGCGTAA
- the mug gene encoding G/U mismatch-specific DNA glycosylase, with product MTPDELNAARDRVLPDVVAGGLRVLFCGINPGLLSAATGHHFARPGNRFWPVLHLSGFTPRRLAPAEQDELLTYRLGITNVVARATARADELSPEEFREGGRLLTAKVELLRPQWLAVVGVTAYRSAFGDKKARIGPQERMIGTTRIWALPNPSGLNAHWTAESMAQEYGRLRAAAEATGAPEEG from the coding sequence CTGACCCCCGACGAGCTGAACGCCGCCCGCGACCGCGTCCTCCCGGACGTGGTCGCGGGCGGTCTTCGCGTGCTGTTCTGCGGGATCAACCCTGGCCTCCTCTCCGCCGCGACGGGCCACCACTTCGCCCGCCCCGGCAACCGCTTCTGGCCCGTCCTGCACCTGTCCGGCTTCACCCCGCGCCGTCTGGCCCCCGCCGAGCAGGACGAGCTGCTGACCTACCGGCTCGGCATCACCAACGTCGTGGCCCGTGCCACGGCGCGCGCCGACGAGCTGAGCCCCGAGGAGTTCCGCGAAGGCGGGCGGCTCCTGACGGCCAAGGTGGAGCTGTTGCGTCCCCAGTGGCTGGCGGTGGTCGGAGTGACCGCGTACCGCAGTGCCTTCGGGGACAAGAAGGCCCGCATCGGCCCTCAGGAACGCATGATCGGCACCACCCGGATCTGGGCCCTCCCCAACCCCAGCGGCCTCAACGCCCACTGGACCGCGGAGTCCATGGCCCAGGAGTACGGCCGCCTCCGCGCCGCCGCCGAAGCGACCGGAGCCCCCGAAGAAGGCTGA
- a CDS encoding ROK family transcriptional regulator, whose amino-acid sequence MGQLTGGDPSLLRRINSAVVLRALRAAESPTLTDLTRVTGLSRPTVEGVVEGLMATGLVVEADAEEGARRQGRPARRFRFRAEAGHLLGIEIGSHRVAVVLSGLDGRVIGAGTKDVAESAPADERLERVRAAVADLLRRAGVPRDSLRAVGVGSPGIVEADGTVRLGTALPGWTGLPLGERLQRSFRCPVQVENDANAAAVAEHWKGAARDTDDMVFVMAGLSPGAGSLIGGRLHRGFGGAAGEIGALHLLGREVTPEKLLSTTGEPLNPLDEPAVAEVFAMAKRGDERAVAAVERFLQRLVHDVAALVLAMDPELVVVGGWAAGLDGVLGPLRAELERYCLRPPRVVLSMLGEAAVATGALRLALDHVEEELFAVEKTVTARRP is encoded by the coding sequence TTGGGGCAGCTGACCGGCGGTGACCCCTCACTGCTCCGGCGGATCAACTCCGCCGTCGTACTGCGGGCACTGCGCGCGGCCGAATCGCCGACCCTCACCGACCTCACCCGGGTGACCGGGCTCTCCCGGCCGACCGTCGAGGGGGTCGTGGAGGGGCTGATGGCGACGGGGCTCGTCGTCGAAGCCGATGCCGAGGAGGGTGCCCGGCGGCAGGGGCGGCCGGCCCGCCGGTTCCGGTTCCGGGCCGAGGCGGGCCATCTCCTGGGCATCGAGATCGGTTCGCACCGGGTGGCGGTCGTGCTGTCCGGTCTGGACGGGCGGGTCATCGGTGCCGGCACCAAGGACGTCGCGGAGTCGGCGCCCGCGGACGAACGGCTGGAGCGGGTGCGGGCCGCGGTGGCCGATCTACTGCGGCGGGCCGGGGTACCGCGGGATTCCCTGCGGGCGGTCGGCGTCGGCAGCCCCGGGATCGTGGAGGCCGACGGCACGGTCCGCCTCGGCACGGCGCTGCCGGGCTGGACGGGTCTGCCGCTGGGAGAGCGGCTGCAGCGCTCGTTCCGCTGTCCGGTGCAGGTGGAGAACGACGCCAACGCGGCGGCGGTCGCAGAGCACTGGAAGGGGGCCGCGCGGGACACGGACGACATGGTGTTCGTGATGGCGGGGCTCAGCCCCGGCGCCGGCTCGCTGATCGGCGGACGGCTGCACCGGGGCTTCGGCGGCGCGGCCGGCGAGATCGGCGCACTGCACCTGCTGGGCCGGGAGGTCACTCCCGAGAAGCTGCTGTCGACCACGGGCGAACCGTTGAACCCGCTGGACGAGCCCGCCGTCGCCGAGGTATTCGCGATGGCCAAGCGGGGTGACGAGCGGGCGGTGGCCGCCGTGGAGCGGTTCCTCCAGCGGCTCGTGCACGACGTGGCGGCGCTGGTCCTCGCCATGGACCCGGAACTGGTCGTGGTCGGCGGTTGGGCCGCGGGCCTGGACGGGGTCCTCGGCCCGTTGCGCGCGGAGCTGGAGCGCTACTGCCTGCGGCCGCCGCGGGTGGTGCTGTCGATGCTCGGCGAGGCCGCCGTAGCCACGGGGGCGCTCCGGCTGGCCTTGGACCACGTCGAGGAAGAACTGTTCGCCGTGGAGAAGACGGTCACGGCACGCCGCCCGTGA
- a CDS encoding alpha/beta fold hydrolase, protein MTATVSFTIESPLGPRTATVAYERKGSGEPLLLLHGIGHHLQAWHPVTDILAAEYDVIAVDLPGFGASEPLPAGVTYDLDTVAGALGALCTALGVERPHVVGNSLGGLLALEMARKGLVRSVTALSPAGFWTEAERRYAFGTLLAMRAGAKALPRPALERLARSAVGRAALTGSIYARPTRRSPQAVVAETLALRDATGFEQTLAAGGSVRFAHDVPGLPVTVAWGTRDRLLLRRQGIRAKHTLPGARLVRLPGCGHVPMSDDPALVARVVLDTARSARLQAV, encoded by the coding sequence ATGACCGCCACGGTCTCCTTCACGATCGAGTCCCCGCTCGGCCCCCGCACCGCCACCGTCGCCTACGAGCGCAAGGGCTCCGGCGAACCGCTGCTCCTGCTGCACGGCATCGGCCACCACCTCCAGGCCTGGCACCCGGTGACGGACATCCTGGCGGCCGAGTACGACGTCATCGCCGTCGACCTCCCCGGCTTCGGCGCCTCGGAGCCGCTGCCCGCGGGGGTCACGTACGACCTGGACACCGTCGCGGGCGCGCTCGGTGCGCTCTGCACCGCCCTCGGCGTCGAACGTCCGCACGTCGTGGGCAACTCCCTCGGCGGGCTGCTCGCGCTCGAAATGGCCCGGAAGGGGCTCGTCCGGTCGGTCACCGCCCTCTCGCCCGCGGGGTTCTGGACCGAGGCCGAGCGCCGCTACGCCTTCGGGACGCTGCTCGCCATGCGCGCCGGGGCCAAGGCGCTGCCCCGCCCGGCGCTGGAGCGGCTCGCGCGCAGTGCCGTCGGCCGCGCCGCGCTCACCGGCTCCATCTACGCGCGCCCGACGCGCCGTTCACCGCAGGCGGTGGTCGCCGAGACCCTCGCGCTGCGCGACGCGACCGGCTTCGAGCAGACCCTGGCCGCGGGCGGTTCCGTACGGTTCGCCCACGACGTTCCCGGCCTGCCGGTCACCGTCGCCTGGGGCACGCGCGACCGGCTGCTGCTGCGCCGTCAGGGGATCCGCGCCAAGCACACCCTCCCCGGTGCCCGGCTGGTCAGACTCCCGGGCTGCGGCCACGTCCCGATGAGCGACGACCCGGCCCTCGTCGCCCGGGTGGTCCTGGACACGGCCCGGAGCGCCCGCCTCCAGGCCGTGTAG
- a CDS encoding sensor histidine kinase yields MYRLLRAPLRPVTYSRWLHLCVPVLLLAVWMFIEPAWPWAPLLIVIPFGFVPWVRLAEGLQAQFLLTPHDWGAPESGIGTAPSAGWNDRWRTLLWLEIRLVVAGAAMFATTLLPVLTVELVATALGDPPAGDAMVPMSPPRWAAALLAPVPLIALIGVVVLLGEMITALARRLLGPSASERLTALEARTEQLLERTRIARELHDSIGHALTVAVVQAGAARAAGDPDFTDRALSAIEETGRAALEDLERVLLVLRESAQPPSQRPTLVEADRLLESARASGSAVDAQLTGPVATLPGAVTREGYRILQEALTNVLRHCGPVAVRVRVDVAPERLLLEVTNALPERPVVTTGGGSGLRGMRERAALLGGKAETGPYEGGWRVRARLPLERIR; encoded by the coding sequence ATGTACCGACTGCTCCGTGCACCGTTGCGACCGGTGACCTACTCGCGCTGGCTGCACCTGTGCGTACCCGTCCTGCTCCTGGCCGTGTGGATGTTCATCGAACCGGCGTGGCCGTGGGCCCCGCTGCTGATCGTCATACCGTTCGGGTTCGTACCGTGGGTGCGGCTTGCCGAGGGTCTGCAGGCCCAGTTCCTGCTGACCCCGCACGACTGGGGTGCGCCGGAGAGCGGCATCGGCACCGCGCCGTCAGCCGGCTGGAACGACCGCTGGCGGACGCTGCTGTGGCTGGAGATACGGCTGGTCGTCGCGGGAGCGGCCATGTTCGCGACCACGCTGCTTCCGGTGCTGACCGTCGAACTCGTCGCGACCGCGCTCGGAGACCCGCCGGCCGGCGACGCGATGGTGCCGATGTCCCCGCCCCGCTGGGCCGCCGCACTGCTCGCGCCCGTACCGCTGATCGCCCTGATCGGCGTCGTGGTCCTGCTCGGCGAGATGATCACCGCGCTCGCCCGGCGGCTGCTCGGGCCTTCGGCCTCCGAGCGGCTCACCGCGCTCGAAGCCCGCACCGAGCAGCTCTTGGAGCGGACCCGCATCGCGCGGGAGCTGCACGACTCCATCGGACACGCACTGACGGTGGCCGTCGTCCAGGCGGGAGCCGCGCGGGCCGCCGGCGATCCCGACTTCACCGACCGGGCGCTGAGCGCGATCGAGGAGACCGGCCGCGCGGCGCTGGAAGACCTGGAGCGCGTGCTGCTGGTCCTGCGGGAGTCGGCGCAACCCCCTTCGCAGCGTCCGACGCTCGTCGAGGCGGACCGGCTGCTGGAGTCCGCCCGCGCCTCCGGCTCTGCCGTGGACGCGCAACTGACCGGACCGGTCGCCACGTTGCCGGGAGCGGTCACTCGTGAGGGGTACCGAATCCTGCAGGAGGCGCTGACGAACGTGCTGCGGCACTGCGGGCCGGTGGCCGTGCGGGTCCGCGTGGACGTGGCCCCGGAGCGGCTGCTGTTGGAGGTGACGAACGCGCTGCCGGAGCGGCCCGTCGTCACGACCGGTGGCGGTTCGGGGCTGCGCGGGATGCGCGAGCGCGCCGCCCTGCTCGGCGGGAAGGCCGAAACCGGTCCGTACGAGGGGGGTTGGAGAGTGCGCGCCCGGCTCCCGCTGGAGCGAATACGCTGA
- a CDS encoding ATP-binding cassette domain-containing protein, with translation MNSVEIRELTKDYGTRRVVDHLTFDVLPGRVTGFLGPNGAGKSTTMRLLLGLDRITAGSATIGGRRFTDLRAPLRQVGALLDPQAARGGRTARDHLLVLAVSNGIPASRVEAVLEQSGMASAARRRIKTFSLGMRQRLGIAAALLGDPGVLLLDEPTNGLDPEGIIWIRELMRGLAAEGRTVLVSSHLMAETASFVDHLVVLGRGRLLADTSMAEFIDARSTPRARLRTSDAAGLRDALAREGFLLEPAGDGLWTVDGIPAEAVGILAARAGVPMLELSDERASLEQAYLDLTSDRAEFTSPAA, from the coding sequence ATGAACAGCGTCGAGATCCGCGAACTGACCAAGGACTACGGCACCCGGCGTGTCGTGGACCACCTCACCTTCGATGTCCTGCCCGGCCGGGTGACCGGTTTCCTGGGGCCCAACGGCGCCGGCAAGTCCACCACGATGCGGCTGCTGCTGGGGCTGGACCGGATCACCGCCGGCTCCGCCACCATCGGAGGGCGCCGCTTCACCGACCTGCGGGCACCGCTGCGGCAGGTGGGCGCCCTGCTCGATCCGCAAGCGGCCCGCGGCGGCCGCACCGCCCGCGACCACCTCCTCGTGCTGGCCGTCAGCAACGGCATCCCGGCGAGCCGCGTGGAGGCCGTACTGGAGCAGTCCGGGATGGCCTCGGCGGCCCGACGGCGGATCAAAACCTTCTCGCTCGGCATGCGCCAGCGGCTGGGCATTGCCGCGGCCCTGCTGGGCGACCCCGGTGTGCTCCTGCTGGACGAGCCCACCAACGGCCTCGATCCCGAGGGCATCATCTGGATCCGCGAACTGATGCGCGGACTCGCCGCCGAGGGCCGCACGGTGCTCGTCTCCAGCCACCTCATGGCCGAGACCGCCTCGTTCGTCGACCACCTGGTGGTGCTCGGCCGGGGCAGGCTGCTCGCCGACACCTCGATGGCGGAGTTCATCGACGCCCGGAGCACCCCCAGGGCTCGGCTGCGGACCTCCGACGCGGCCGGGCTGCGGGACGCCCTGGCCCGCGAGGGATTCCTCCTCGAACCGGCAGGCGACGGGCTGTGGACCGTCGACGGCATACCGGCCGAGGCGGTCGGCATCCTGGCCGCGCGCGCGGGAGTTCCGATGCTGGAGCTCTCCGACGAGCGGGCCTCGTTGGAGCAGGCCTACCTCGACCTCACCTCCGACCGAGCCGAGTTCACCTCGCCAGCCGCCTGA